In Candidatus Bathyarchaeia archaeon, the genomic window AGCTTGCGAGCAATTAAACCTGATGCAAGTAGTGCCTTAAGTTCTGACGCAAACAAGAACCCCTCTGGGACCGCGGCATAGTAAAGAGGTTTGATACCGATTCGATCTCGCGCGAGGAACAACCGATGGTTCTTGGTATCCCATGCGGCAAAAGCAAACATTCCGCGGAGTTTGTCGACGCAAGCTTCTCCGAACTCTTGATAGAGATGGAGAATTACTTCTGTATCGGTATTTGAGCGATTCCGATGCACTCGCGTGAAAAGCTGCGTTCGCAATTCATCCGCGTTGTAGCATTCGCCGTTGTAGGTGATCCAGAGACATGAATCATCGTTGGCCATAGGTTGGTGCCCGCGCTCGCTCAGATCAATAATTGCCAATCGGGTGTTTCCGAGCGCACAATCTGCCGCCAATGTAACCCCGTGACTGTTGGGCCCACGGTGTGACAATGCAGTGACCATGTGCTCGGCCGTGCTCTTAAAGCGCTCCTGAGCGAAATCCGAAGCTGTCCCGGCAATGCCTTACAGATTGTCCTCGCAGCCACCACTGAAAGATCGTTCTTCGTCACTTTCAAGAAATCCTTGCATCGATGCACGAGTTGAGCGATTTCGCCGACGAAATCTCGGGCAGCCGAAAAAGAATACCGATCAAAAGCCACAGAAACGCGTTGTTCACGAAATTTTGAAAGATATCGAGGCCGAGGTATGTCAGAGGGTACAGAAGAACAAATGCATACCACAGAATCGCGATGGCCAGTGGGAACAATCGCGTTTGACGCAGCGGGCGAATGGCTTTCCACGCGGTTCGCAAAAGAGTTGCAGTCCAGAATATCCAAAGAATCGGCCCTAAGATTCCCAATTCCGCGATCAATTGACCGTACCCCTCCTCGACCCAAACTTCGGGAGCTGGTCTCTTGAGAAAAGCGCTGACATATTGGATACCCAATGACGCAGTTCCTGTGCCATTC contains:
- a CDS encoding asparagine synthetase B, yielding MSHRGPNSHGVTLAADCALGNTRLAIIDLSERGHQPMANDDSCLWITYNGECYNADELRTQLFTRVHRNRSNTDTEVILHLYQEFGEACVDKLRGMFAFAAWDTKNHRLFLARDRIGIKPLYYAAVPEGFLFASELKALLASGLIARKLDPAGIHAFLELGHIPPPWTAIRGLFPLEPGHIAVWQD